The Apium graveolens cultivar Ventura chromosome 6, ASM990537v1, whole genome shotgun sequence genome contains a region encoding:
- the LOC141667795 gene encoding E3 ubiquitin-protein ligase SINAT5-like isoform X1 — translation MDVEESIECISTSDDSLLSSQLSSTQTQPYYFNNKSSNGVHPTTSVHQLLECPVCNHSMYPPIHQCHNGHTLCSTCKTRVHNRCPTCRQELGDIRCLALEKVAESLELPCKYCSLGCPEIFFYFSKLKHEAICNFRPYNCPYAGSECSVVGDIPQLVTHLKEDHKVDMHTGCTFNHRYVKSNPREVENATWMLTDHRVNCRDSTVPGIAYFDKVFNCFGQYFCLHFEAFQLGMAPVYMAFLRYMGDDEDARNYSYSLEVGGNGRKLTWEGTPRSIRDSHKKVRDSHDGLIIQRNMAVFFSGGDRKELKLRVTGRIWKEQQNQESGVCIPINCS, via the exons ATGGACGTGGAGGAGAGTATAGAATGCATATCAACTTCAGATGATTCCTTGCTCTCTTCTCAGTTGTCTTCAACACAAACACAAccttattattttaacaacaAATCATCAAATGGGGTTCATCCAACTACTAGTGTTCATCAGCTTCTGGAGTGCCCTGTTTGTAATCATTCAATGTACCCTCCTATTCATCAG TGTCACAATGGGCACACACTTTGTTCTACCTGTAAAACAAGGGTACACAATCGTTGCCCCACATGTAGACAGGAGCTTGGTGACATAAGGTGTCTTGCACTAGAGAAGGTAGCTGAATCCCTTGAATTGCCTTGCAAGTATTGCTCCCTTGGATGCCCTGAGATCTTCTTCTACTTCAGCAAGTTAAAACATGAAGCGATCTGTAACTTTAGGCCATATAACTGCCCATACGCTGGATCAGAGTGCTCAGTTGTTGGTGATATTCCACAGTTAGTTACTCATTTAAAGGAAGATCACAAAGTGGACATGCACACCGGATGCACATTCAATCATCGTTATGTCAAATCAAATCCACGTGAAGTAGAAAATGCCACTTGGATGTTAACT GATCATAGGGTTAATTGCAGGGACAGTACAGTACCAGGCATAGCTTATTTTGATAAG GTCTTCAATTGTTTCGGACAGTACTTCTGTCTCCATTTTGAAGCTTTTCAGCTCGGCATGGCCCCTGTTTATATGGCTTTTCTACGATATATGGGTGATGATGAAGATGCCCGAAACTACAGCTACAGTTTAGAAGTTGGAGGGAATGGCAGAAAACTTACTTGGGAGGGAACTCCACGAAGCATTAGAGATAGTCACAAGAAGGTAAGGGATAGCCATGACGGGCTTATTATTCAGCGGAACATGGCAGTCTTCTTTTCTGGAGGTGACAGGAAGGAACTGAAACTAAGAGTTACAGGACGTATATGGAAGGAACAACAGAACCAAGAGAGTGGAGTTTGTATACCAATTAATTGTAGTTAG
- the LOC141667795 gene encoding E3 ubiquitin-protein ligase SINAT5-like isoform X2, translating to MDVEESIECISTSDDSLLSSQLSSTQTQPYYFNNKSSNGVHPTTSVHQLLECPVCNHSMYPPIHQCHNGHTLCSTCKTRVHNRCPTCRQELGDIRCLALEKVAESLELPCKYCSLGCPEIFFYFSKLKHEAICNFRPYNCPYAGSECSVVGDIPQLVTHLKEDHKVDMHTGCTFNHRYVKSNPREVENATWMLTVFNCFGQYFCLHFEAFQLGMAPVYMAFLRYMGDDEDARNYSYSLEVGGNGRKLTWEGTPRSIRDSHKKVRDSHDGLIIQRNMAVFFSGGDRKELKLRVTGRIWKEQQNQESGVCIPINCS from the exons ATGGACGTGGAGGAGAGTATAGAATGCATATCAACTTCAGATGATTCCTTGCTCTCTTCTCAGTTGTCTTCAACACAAACACAAccttattattttaacaacaAATCATCAAATGGGGTTCATCCAACTACTAGTGTTCATCAGCTTCTGGAGTGCCCTGTTTGTAATCATTCAATGTACCCTCCTATTCATCAG TGTCACAATGGGCACACACTTTGTTCTACCTGTAAAACAAGGGTACACAATCGTTGCCCCACATGTAGACAGGAGCTTGGTGACATAAGGTGTCTTGCACTAGAGAAGGTAGCTGAATCCCTTGAATTGCCTTGCAAGTATTGCTCCCTTGGATGCCCTGAGATCTTCTTCTACTTCAGCAAGTTAAAACATGAAGCGATCTGTAACTTTAGGCCATATAACTGCCCATACGCTGGATCAGAGTGCTCAGTTGTTGGTGATATTCCACAGTTAGTTACTCATTTAAAGGAAGATCACAAAGTGGACATGCACACCGGATGCACATTCAATCATCGTTATGTCAAATCAAATCCACGTGAAGTAGAAAATGCCACTTGGATGTTAACT GTCTTCAATTGTTTCGGACAGTACTTCTGTCTCCATTTTGAAGCTTTTCAGCTCGGCATGGCCCCTGTTTATATGGCTTTTCTACGATATATGGGTGATGATGAAGATGCCCGAAACTACAGCTACAGTTTAGAAGTTGGAGGGAATGGCAGAAAACTTACTTGGGAGGGAACTCCACGAAGCATTAGAGATAGTCACAAGAAGGTAAGGGATAGCCATGACGGGCTTATTATTCAGCGGAACATGGCAGTCTTCTTTTCTGGAGGTGACAGGAAGGAACTGAAACTAAGAGTTACAGGACGTATATGGAAGGAACAACAGAACCAAGAGAGTGGAGTTTGTATACCAATTAATTGTAGTTAG